GGCAGCTTGCCCGAATAAAAAGTGCAGAGGTGGGTCTGTGATCTTTACACAAGAGTATCACACCTTAATCTCATCAGTCTGCTTTCAGATTGCTCCCAAAGCCTGTAGATAAGAGATGAATTTCTAAGTAGACCAATAGTTTTAAGACAAAGGTGGGAATGCTCCTCTGCTTCACAAACTTTCCTGGAAAAGAGGACTTTCTGTTTTCTGCTCAGATAACTCAGATTGTATCACTGAACACAAACCTGGTATTTAGCTCCAATTCCTATAGGTAGGTAAATACAATCCAGAGACTAagactcattattattattattattattactactattatttgtaaataaaaattTGGAAAGAACATTACATGGTCTTTGGGTCACAGTTCTATTTGGGGCTTTTCACCTACCTCACTGAAGTAGTTTTCCCGTTTTTTAGTGTAAAAAGCactgaaaggaagaaagaatggtttaaaaaaaaaatccatccaccCATAGGGAGAGGATAATCATTGGCTAAGCAGAAAACAAGTGTTGGCTAATTCACAGCCTGGTGTAATATGCACATAGATTTTGCAATTAATAATAGTATGGAAATCTTACTTTATTTGGTACCTTTCAGCAATAATAGTTTACAGTTGCTTTTCATGCCAAGGAATCCTCAAGGTAACttactaaaaaataataataataataataataataaaaaaatctatgaagCTCTCTCCTGTCTTGTTTTAGTTAAaagctcttccctcccccaccatcttCTCCCAAGTAGACAAGCTGTTTTGTGAGCTGAACCAAAACAGCATTACTTCCTTGACATCTATATGCTATTACCCTAATAGGTCCTGTGATACTCAGTCTCAAGGTCCTTTATTGCAAGGGAGTTAAAATATATGGAATCTTTTTAAGTAGACTTTATTTGATTTGGAAGGTGTTTAAAGAATTTCAGTAGAGCGCGCCCACTCCCCCTTTTTTAATAGTGTCTGTCTGTGAGGATGGAATGTGTTTTTGTATCGGCCAGGCTTTCTACGTACCTAGGGAGTGATATTTTTGCTCTCTTCTGGTATTCAGACATTCCTCAGCTTGCTGATTGCGGCTTGTTGGTATTTACTGTTCAGTTTTCCTGTTCTCTTGACCCTCAGGATGCAAGCTCTTACAGAGCTCATGGGATCTAGTTACATTTTTGAGATAACTTTTCTTGTTGTAAGCTTCTGGTCTCCCATAATATTGGAACTAGAAGAATGGAAGATATTTCCTGTTGAAGTTGCGTGACTACATGAACCTGAAGGCTGGtcgttttttttgtttgtttgttttttataaaggGGCCTTTTCCCTTTTAGTTTTCCTAGGAAAACACTTCAGAAAGGCTTATGTGCCTGCATAAACTAAATCCATGGCTTCTGTGGAAAGCATTACGCAATCGGGCCGGTTACACAAACCTATGTTATTTCATAACTTGTTTACATCAGCTGgccttctctctcactctcttctttctctctcccttttttccccccaccagggTTGCttcatctcccctcctccccccagttatTATTATTTCTTGCATAATTTGTGTAAATTAACTGGAAGCGTGGGAGACGCATCAAGAAGTCATaggatcattttttaaaaatcaccctaTATTAAACTTTGCCAACAGTACCAGCCTGTGACATTCCTCACATCAAAGAACTTTTACCAGAAATGACTCAAAAGTTTCCCAGCTCGCTCCAAATATACCTCGTTGGTGCCCTCTGTAGGATAATCCCAGTAGGAATGCTTCCAGGGATTGTAGTTTGGAATCAGATGATTTACTCATTTTCAGTaaatgtgaggaggagggaggagagaagggggttGAGAAATTGAACATGCTTGGATAGCTTGGCGctcttggtttgtttttgttttgtatcttTCAAATTCAATACACACAGTAGATCAAGTGAATTTTGCAGAGGCTGTGACACATTGATTGGCTGTGTAGAATGTGTGAGTTAATGAAGTCTAAATAAAAtgagctggttttattttttcccccttgttgtttttctttcaaacggagagagagagagagtgtgtgtgtgtgtgtgtttgatatGGATGCCAGAATATAGTTTCTAAGGTTACTATCTTATTAGGTCTTAGATCAGGAAATTGGCTTAATAAGTACATaagtgttttctttaaaaatctggggcaCGTCTCAAGAAGCTTGTGTGTCTTCATTCCCCTTGATCCTTGCAGATTTTGTAGATTAGGATCAAACAGAAGCCTCACCTCTGTTTTAGGAATTGGTCGGTTCCACTGATTCTGTACTATGGAAATCAGCAGTTTTACACAACTTGCAAAGTTTTCTTTTGAATCTTTCTTCTTCAGAAGCAAGGAAGGCTGCATCAGTCACGTTTCAGTGGAAATCGTCTTTCTGAGCCAAAACTTTGATGCCTTTTAACTGTTCTATCCTTACAGTGCAGCGCTGTgatgttttttaatgttatgtaAAATATTCGATACCTAATAACAAACTTGCCTTGTGGTGAACGTAGAATTTAATAAGGATAATATATTTGCTCTTTCAGACTGGAAGATTTCCTCCTACGTATTATCCCACTGCAGTGTCTGACATGCAAGGAAACTACTTGCATGAGAAAAGCTTGCAATATTGAGCCATTTATTTGTTATAGGATCATTTGGGTTGGAGGGGATCAACCTTTCTTGGGTTCATGGGCAGCAGTGACTCACTTGGAGCAGCACGGAAGCTCCCCATGAAGATGAGGAAGGGAAAGTGCAGTCCCATCAGCCTGAAATATCACACCGTTGCTGGTATATATACGGGTCTTTGTGACCCACTGCTCTAGCCCATCCCTTTGCATTTTGTGGCAAGATTTAATTCATTATCTTTGGAATGTCCCTGGGAGATGAAGCATGGGAGGCCATTACCCAGTCCCATGTTTTAGATTATAATGGGAACAGACCTCAGCCCTTTTGGAAGCAATGGGAAAGCTAGAGGCGCGTTTGTCTTTTACCAGGGAATGTGATGGTATCTTGATCTGCACGTTGCTTGGGGCTGTGCTAGGGCGATGGCTCTGCAGTGTTGCAGTGGTTGTACGTTCCAGAGCGGGGTGTGGAGATCTAAAGTGTGCAGCATTACCATTTTACTATTGCTAAACATTGTATATAGTGCCATGAATCTCCATGGCACTTCAGAAACATAGACACCAAAGgacttgcaatctaaataaaacataaaacaaccAATCAGGAGAGGGTGGGTGTGGGGATTACTGCTGAGGAGATGAATGCAGGAGGCTATAAAGTGGGATTTGAAGGAAGGGGGGGCTAAGGGAGGAGGGACTTGGTGGATGAGGGTTGGGAGAGTGTTCCAGGAATAAGGGCCAGCATGATGGAAGGTACAAAGCTGATTGTGGGGAAAGGAGAAATAGAGGTGGGAAGAACAGTAAAAGGACTACGGGGAATGAGCTGAGATACAGGTGAGGGCAAGATTATGCAGGCCTGCTAGGTGAGGGGAACAAATTGGCACCCAATGAACTTCAAAAGGAGGTGGAGCAGGTCAGAACCTGCCATTGAAAACTATGGTATCACAGTGGATTAGACCTGGAAGCATATTGGGAGCCTCATATTGTGGCGTTCCAGTGGCAAAGGGCTTGGGGCCTACTAGCATTTTTGTAAGGGAAAGTGAATGGCAGTGCAGTGTCTGAATTGTAAAGCAGGTGAGTTGATCGAGATGGGCAGGAGAGAGTTGCCACCATGGGGATCATGGCCCCTTGAGCACCAAGCAGAATGTGGAAATGACCACGGTTACATAGTAGGTAATTGTGCATTCGATTTAGAGACCTAACATGAGTCATAGTGGAGCGTCTTTTAAGACAGTCTTGTGATAAGTGACACATCCTGTAATTAGTTAGATGGCGAAAGGAGAATAATAACGGAGGATTTTTACTGACACCTTTCAGAGTTGCCTGTCTCAGCAGAAATTTTCTGAAGCCATTTTAAGGGATTAGGAAGGAGGCGAGAGCAAAGGAGGACACGAGTCCCGGCGGAAACTAGAGGCGTTTCCTTCTGCCTCTAAGCCTGTCATAGACAATTTTGTCTGGGCACAAAGGCTAATATCCTAGGTTTACACCTAGGATGGAATGTCCAAGGCTTTAGCACAATCCAGGGATGCAGTTAAAGCTCCATCTACAAGACAGAACCCTGCCTTAACCCTGTATAGATGCCTTTATCTTGTTACTGGCCCCCTGAGCTGGTTGCCTTTGCCACTGTTACCACTGCCAGGAATAGGTGTGTTGAGAAGAACTCATTCCATGTGATAGCAGGGTCCTAGATCAAATGGAAGACGTGATTGCAAATCTAAGGGCAGTGACCTTTCCGTTGACATAGGGCCTGATCTTCATCTCTTAATGGATTGGGAGAAGTTAGTATCTGACCCTTCATCCAGATAATTTGGTGATTATTATAATTTTTATGACCTGTCAGATGTGAACTCCTTCCTGGTTATGAGGAGTTGAAGGTCAGGATGTATGTCACTGCAAGGGTCATTATCCTTAGGTTTGCAATAAACTCTCCTGAATGATAATTTTTCATATCTATAGTACTTTCCATACAGGGCTGTCAACACATTTTGCAATGGTTAATTTGACCTCACAACACACAGGTGAAGACGGTAAGAATAATTATTCCCCTCTTTAAAGAGAGGGGGAACTGTAGCAGGGAAAGgcaaagatcacacaggaaatcagtaGCAGAGTTTGAAgtggaacccagatctcctgactctcaCAGCTGTTCTTTAACCGCTACACTAGCTCATGCTCCCTCTTTATGACCTTAATGTAATTTTTCCTCTATCTCATCCCAGCACTAGTTACACTATATAATGTGGAGACATGAAGACATCCTGTCCTGTACTACAAGCATAGCTTACCTTGTTGGagaacagggagagagaggagtggcACGTAAAGCTATTTTCAGCAAACTCCTTTATAGGAGCCATGAAGAGGCAATATAGAAGGACCTAAGGTTCTGGTGGGGCTTTTGCTGAAGGTTTGATATCAGGGGACAGGTTCATTCTTACATTCCCTCCCTTAACCGATTCACTCATTTCTTCTCCTAACTTTCCTCTTTAGTTTGGGGCTGTCTGATGCTTTAAATTGGAATTTTTCTGTGTTTCAGGTGGTTCTTTTGGGCTCAATTCTGGTTGCATTGAAGTCATCAGGAATTTGGGCCAATGTTACACGCACAGAGTCCAATGGCTAAAGTTCTGGTCCTGTAAAAAtctggaaaattatttttatagacCTTGAtttaggaaaacacttaagcacatgcttaacttcaagatCATCCTTAATGCTTAAGTTCTCTCTTGAATCGGGGTCATGGTGGTGGTGATTTCCCATTCCTCCAGTTTTCTGGCTCCTGTGATGTCATTTAATTGACCTAAGGATGTGCATTTGCACAGGATCATTTCAAGGGCCACAAACTGTTGTTGGCTGATAGTTCTCACCTCTGGTCCTAAAAGTCTATTGTCACTTCTGTATTCAAAATTCAGAATGTTGGTGGTGCAAGACATGTCTTTAAAACCTAATCTAACCTTTGAGTGTCTCCTGAAAGGATCTCTTTCTAGACAAAAGCATTCTTTCTCTCATGCTTCCCCCTCCTGGACACATCATTGTTTTCCTAGTTGTTTAGTGCCAGCATATTATCCAGGTGGATTTACTTAAGTCTGACTGAAACCAGGTGTACAAGTTTTATGGAGGAGATCATTACCTACTGTCTTGGTTTTACTGCTGCCTTGTTTTGTCTAGACAATGCCAAGAGCTGCAAGGAACTTGTCCAGTCTGAATCCTGAAACACATTTTATAGGCtgcatttaaaatatgtaaacaTGCACATAACCGTCCCAGAGCTGGGCATTTCACATTATACCCTAGAACCTGTTTGTGGTGAGCATGGTTCCACATAATGAAGCCCTGAATTGTTGTGTTGTCTCTCTCTGTTATCACTGCAATTCTCTATACAAACCTTTCATTCATAGAGCCATATCCTTTGGCCAAAGCTCCCGTGTTATAGGGGCAGAACAGATCCCCCGTAAAAAGGTTCCAGTGAACTACGTGCTGGTGTTTATGACTGaaatttctcttccttttttctgGATTGATGGGGAAGTATTTTTCTAGAAACTCCTCAATTCCCCTTTTAGACTTGGCCATGACTTGCTGTGTGGGGTGAATGTTCTATATAACATGCTTTGCACTGTTTTCAGGGAGGGCAAGTGTATTATGGGAAAGAGAGGAGTTTCTTTGGCAGGAGTGGgactggaggggagagggaaggagttgCTTTGGGATTGGGGGCGGGGAAGAAGAGGTTGCTTGGCAGTGAGTCTCATTCAGGAGTGAAGTAAAACCAAACTGCACCAGAGCGGAATGGCATCAAGAGGTACAAATAATCATTGTGACAAGCGAAAAGGCCCTTCACTTCACACATCAGAACAACATAGATCCTTCAACATGATAGGCTCCCACTGTGAGGCTTTTAGTTTTTGTTCAAGTACCAGAAGGTGCACAGGGTGTGTGCTGTCTGTGCAGGTGCTCTCCGTCCCATCCACTCCTCAGGAACAAGTGCAAACACAGACTATTCTGCATGGAAACTAAATGGCATGTATGGGGCAAGTGCCAGATGCTGAAGCCTGTTCTGCTGGTTGCCACACTAGGCTGTCTGCTTGTGGAAGGGCGTACCTTTCCATGCCATCTGTATATCGACGGGTCACTGAGTCCATCTGCTTCAGGTGTTTATGTCCTAATTCTGGTACCTGCTTAGATTCTCCCAGTGAATCTCCTTCTCCACTTGTTTCTGCTTAGACATCAATATTGTGCATGtactgatctctctctcccttttttttttgtctccttctAGAAATTCCGGATAGATATGCCAGGATCAGGCAGTGCTTTTATCCCTACCATTAATGCCATAACAACCAGCCAAGACCTGCAGTGGATGGTCCAGCCCACAGTGATCACCTCCATGTCGAGTCCCTACTCTCGCTCACATCCCTACAGCCATCCTCTGCCCAACTTGTCTTCAGTTGGTGGACATACAGCCCTTCAGAGACCTGGTGTCATTAAAACTATTGGGACCACAGTgggcaggaggagaagagatGAGCAGGTAACCATAGTGGATAGAATGCCTCATCCTAACTTGCAAGCTAAGCAGTTTTGGGTATAGCTGGTGTTTGGGTATAGCTGCAAGACAACCTTAGGTGCTGCAAGTAATAGGGCTGGTGATTCAGTAGGTAGTGCTCTTGGTCTGAAACTGACTGATAcccatcccagcttggtattgtgtTGCTGGAAGGGCTTTCTTTTGGGTGATGCCTAAAAACCAAGGCCCTGACAACTTGGGGCTTTACAAGGATCCCATGGCACCTTTTGCAAGAGTAAGAGGGTTTTAATCCCTCTATGGCCGACTTAATTCTATTTGGTTGATTATTTTGTCTCCCTAAAATTCCCCCCTCGTTGCATTTTTCAATGAGTTCAGTATGCCTGAACGCTGCTTAGCAtcctctgtttgtgtgtgtgtgtgtgagagagatggggagaTAGGTGGCTTTCAGTCACGTTTCCACTTCCTCCGTCCTAGGAGTAccagttagagcagccctgtggTTACAGTGACCCTTAAGGACTATTCAATCAGCTCCAGAGCACAGCACACTCTGATCATACTCCTTTCCACCCTGCCATCCAGGGCTGGCCCTTACTTTATAAAGGCCTTTCAGGTCCCTCAGAATATCACACGAAAGGAGGCAATTTTATTGCTGTGAGATCATTACAAGTTGTAATTCAGCCAAGTTCCCTCAAAGGCTTCCTCAAGTCTGGGCCGATCTGTGGCTTCACATCAAAACCAGGTGAAACTCTGTAGTCTAGGTTTCAGTTTGAGTTTATTTGGCTGGGGCCTCAAACAGAAGAAAATCTCGGAACCGCTGAGTTTTACACAATCTGCTTAAGAAAATACCCGGGGATTGGAGGAGGGAGGGCTGACCCTGCTGGAGTGCCACGCCATCCCTTCTCCTCTGGGCCAATTCCTTCCCTTTCCAGTGCGCTCCCCGGCTAGCTGGTCCCACTCTGATTCCAATGTTGTGTGCTGGCATGAGCATGAAACTAACCAgaactgggatgtgggaggcttTTACTGCACAAATATATGCTTATTAAAAAGAGCCGCCTGCATAGTGGGTGGCTGGAGATCTAAGTCTATTTCCTAGTGGGTAGGTGTCCCCTTCGCAAACCCAACAATATCCAATCCCTTGGTGGTAGTCTGAGCAAGGACTGAATGATCTTGTAAACTGAGCTCGTTTTGCCCAGGGCTTTGCTGCTCAGAGGGACATTAATATAGCTGTTGTGGGCAAGCTTGGACTTCCACTGTCCACACTGTACCTGTTATGTGGGTTAATAGTGGACTCCAGCCGCCAGGGCGGTTAAACCAGTGCCTTCCATTAGTGCAAAATTCACTTCTAAAGAAACTAGAAATAATCTGGATCACCCTGTGTGACTCTGAAACCACAGTTGTGCAGGCCTTTGCAGAGAAATGCAATGGGACACTGCACCTGGCCAGCAGATTAGATGGGTATTGCACAAggtctgtttttaataaaacacTAAGCCTTGCTTTTACTTCCACATCATCCATTTTGATTTTCAGTCTGACTATTGTAGCCTGTCTGTTTTTTTGAGATCTCAAAGGCAGACAAGGGGTTAACATTGCTCATAGTGAATGAAAATCCCTTTGGTGCAGAGGGCTAACACAGTTCCATTTTTAAGCCCTATTTTTATAAGTGTGTGTTTGCTCAAGAAGAGCCCGATCCTCTGTTCAGAGTAAAGCGGTGCATAGGTTTTGTGCTGGCCCCCTGCACAAAGGTGGATTCCCCTCGCTTTCACTGGGTCCTATGCTCTGTTGTCTAAAGTGGAGTAAAGCTGGCACTGGAACCAGAGGAATAATTAGCAACAAATAATTTGTATGGCAAACGTTGCCTCTGTGTTCACAAATTGGCCATGAAGAGATCCCAATATCCTCCAATTTGATTGTTGTTTGACTTTATTTCCTGAAGAATGCCGGCCAGTAATTCCTGGCCTGTGGCTTGTTTGTGAGCGATTCATTGTGGGTCCTTCCGATTCAAGCTGTGCTGATTAGACGTATGCTGTGTTCAGTATCTGATGAGCTGAATGGGACTCCTAGGATCAGATTTCTGATGTGGGGGCTCATGAATCAAATTCAGAATTCATTTTCTGAGACTATTCTATAATATTTGCTGAAAATAGGCTGTTTTGGTGACTGTTTCTGCTGGCAAACCCATCTACTAGCCTATTCACTCAGAATTAATACGAAAGGGGTACAAACAATGAAGAACTGGACTCCTTTAAAAACACCAAGGACTGTTCCTCTTTTTAGGCCTCCAGTTAATGTTACACATATGCAAATATTCTGTGCCAGATTAGGGCCTGAGTTGTCACCAGTCGTGGTTGTTCATGGGACTTGTTAAAGTGGCAACCTGAGTCAGATCATTAAACAGAATTGAAGTTACTGGCAAGAAAATTTTGGTCTGAAACCTGTTTTAGTGGGACTTGTGCTGCTAAATCCCATTGGTGCTTTTGAGAATCCCATCCATAGGCCCCAGGTCAGCTAacaatttaagcatgtgctttagggCTCTGCTGAGCAGGGGCCATATAAACTGTATATATtgtatgcacacacatacatgccCATTTTATACATAATAAAAATTCATGTATGTGcaatcaaaataaaaatcacagaaatgtataAAGTTAATAAAAGAGCAAAAGCACAATGGGATCAGGGGCGGGGGGCAAATACGCAGATTAAAATGAATGTACTGAAACGGGAATGATTGcaacaaaatatataaataaataaaaccccagaATGAAGTTAGGCAGAGTAAAAAACCATAAACAAGAACAGATAATGAAAGCGATGACTAGCTTGTTCACAGCCCTAAGGTATTAAaactgaaagctttttttttttttaattgaacaaaatgCTTTCATTATTTGTTGGCAGTTTATTTTTTTGCATTAGATCATCTTGGACCTTAACACCACATTAGTctgtttcagttttgtttctaATCAGTTGGACTAATCCTTACTGGTTTAAAATTGCAGAGCAtgtctgaagtcagtggagctgtgtcgatgcacaccagctgaggatctggcccagtgtcacTCTTTGCTTCTCATGTTCTAGTTGTGAACCCTGCATGGGAGTgataaaatccaaacaaaaatctAGTTTGCATTGGAATTTAAAAACGGTGGGCCGGATTATCAGTTGTTGTAAGTCTAGGTAGCCACATGGGGTTCATTCAGTGTGctggtttacatcagctgaggctggtttacatcagctgagctGGCCTGGTATCTATAGCGATGGAAGCATTTCTGTTACTGTGAGATTTTGCAAACGTTGTTCCAAAACCTAGACTTTTGAGCCTGACGTGACTGGACACTGCTGGTCATCTGCTGCCCTTGAGtactctggatttacaacagTGTCACTCCATGGGCTTCTGAGAGAACATAATCTGCCCTGTGGGTCTTTTTATGTTGCTGGATGGTTGCCTGCGGATACAGGAAGTACAGTGTGTTATCTTGGCTAGTGCTTGGAaatctggggccagatcctcagctggtgtagattagCTTAGCTCCATCGACTTCAATAATGCTACTTTGATTTgcacccactgaggatctggtccctgaCCTTCAGGTTAATGACTGTGCTTATGTGGAAAGAAGCAGATATTTTGTTTCAAGAAAGAGGCGCTTATAACATTTTGCTCTGGTTTTGCTTTATGTGCCACCCATTGTCTGCTTGGCCTTGGCTGCAGATTCACTGTCCTCTTGCAGAGTCCTGTCGCGCCCCTCTCTACTTCGACCCTCTTCATTATGGAGCCAATCCTaggagagatgctgagcacctttgtCTTCCAGCAACCTCCATGGGAGTTGAGAGTGcgcagcaccttgcagaatcaggccctttttgCTCTGTGGTGAACTATTGTTCACAAAGCGCAAGGAAGGATTTGCTCAGATCTTGAGGTTTGGTTTTGAGCTTTTTTGGTATGTGCCTACAGCTGTCacctgaggaagaggagaagcgAAGGATCCGAAGAGAGAGGAACAAGCTGGCAGCTGCTAAGTGCCGTAACAGGCGTCGAGAGCTAACAGAGAAACTCCAGGCGGTATGTACTCTGCACGCATCTCTCCGCTTCTGGTTCTATACCCCTCGGATCACTCTAAACCATGCCTCTCCTCCTGCTGGTGCGTGACACAAATATACTACAAAGTATGTAGCACATGCCCTTTCAGTGGCTGGTTCAAGTCAGGCTCAAAAATCACTGCTTCCTACTGCTATCAGCTAGTGAAGTCGTtcctttagctcatgtggtagttATGTGCTCTGATGCTCAATATCCTGGGTTCAAAGCCTACTGACAACCGATGTGGGGAGTATTACACTTGCacccaggtgcccctccccgcacACCTCTCTTGTTGTTTGCCCAAGTTATAAGCATATATAGTTGTTTCACTGTCACACCCTCCAAACCCCACCTCTTTTCAGGGCTTGATTGTCAGTATAGATTTTCCCTTTACATAATATGATTTGTTTGTGTTAATTCATGCTGAAGTAATTGAATAGGTTAAACCAATCACATTTCCCCTAGTGCAACTCCCTGTATACTCAGATAGATCTTTCTACAGGTCCCCTGGAAAGGTAGGATGGTCCAGTGTTGTAAAATGGGATAACAGCTCTACCCTGCCTCAGAGGGGTGTTATGagaataaaaacattaaagatggtgaggtgttcagatacaaTAATAATGGGGGCCATACAAGTGCCTAAGATACTTTGGTTTTCATATGAGGACCAATACATCACTTGTTCTGCCCCAGAATCTAGTTGCCTACTGCAGTGATTAGGAGCCAGCTGGAATTTCCACGAGGGTCTCTTCACTTCACAGGGTTATTGGTGCCTAGCTGGGATAGCACCTAAAGGGGACAGCTGGCTGGGGATGAGCATGGACCCAGGAATGGAAACTCAGTCCAGTGGAACCCCTTTAGATTAGGCTGAATGCCCAAGGCAGTTTTGAGTGTTTGAAACGTGCCAGGTGAAGTGGCTCTAAGTTTTCCTTAACATGCAATGTCGTTCATAACTTGTACTGCTGCACCCTGGACGCCATGCGTCATTGTTTGTGATTTCCCCTTATACCCATTCATTGCTGGTCCTTTCTGCAGTGGAGCACCCCAGCAGTCTCTGAGGTCCCAGGGGGACATTTTTTGTTTGACTGGCTCTGAAGGAGTGTGTTTGGTACTGCCTAAGTGGTAGATCCCAAAGGGTTGCCATGTTTCTTACTGCTCGTAGATGGTCTCTGAGAGGGCTATGCAGCATATCTGCTCAGCTTCTCTCTGTGCTTAGCACATTCTGATAAGGCTCTGACTTTGTCCACCGCTCTCTCCCCTAGCGTAGGCTGTCAtatttattaatttctcctcGGTCTGCAGGAAACGGAGGAGCTGGAGGAAGAGAAATCAGTGCTGCAGAAAGAGATTGCTGAACTCCAGAAAGAGAAGGATAAGCTGGAGTTCATGCTGGTGGCTCATGGCCCTGTGTGCAAAATCAGCCCCGAGGAGCGTCGCACCCCACCATCTCACAGCCTCCAGACGGTCCGGACTGGAGTGAGTGGAGCAGTAGTGGTGAAGCAGGAGCCGGTGGAAGAAGAGATCCCATCCTCCTCTTTGGGCCTCGACAAAGCTCAGAGGTCTGTCATTAAGCCCATCAGCATTGCAGGGGGGTTTTATGGGGAGGAGCCACTCAACACTCCCATTGTGGTGACCTCGACACCTGCCATCACTCCTGGCACCTCCAACCTGGTCTTCACGTACCCCAGCGTGCTGGATCAGGAGTCTCCTCTCTCCCCTTCGGAGTCATGCTCCAAAGCTCACCGGAGAAGTAGCAGCAGTGGTGACCAGTCCTCAGATTCCTTGAACTCTCCAACCCTGTTGGCCTTGTAACCCCCACCCTGTGTCCCTCATTTGCCAGTGTGTTACATTCCCACCCAggactgtgggggtggggggaacctccTCCACAGGATTAAAGACTGGCACAAGGGCGTTCAAGCACAAGGGCAGCAAGAGCAAGAAAAGGGGAAATGTGGCTCCAGGAGCCTCCTTGAGcaggaagaacaagaagaaatgTAAACTCCATGGAAGCAGAAATGGTGATGGTGGAAATGACACGCCCAGTACATCTggaaaggggaatctcccctCTGGAGAAGCTGCCTATGTAAACCTCTTTGTGTGTTTTAATGGACTTGGGAAACACGCTTGGCCAGGACTGGAGGCGAGCTGCAGAAAATCACTAGTCACCCCTTTCCTTTGTGAACTGATCTGATTAGTTACATTCTGTGCTTAGTTCATTCTGGTTGgttgatctctctctctgtctctctctctctctctctctctcactgataCCATGACATTTCATCTAGTCGATATCCACTCTAAAGGCTTGTTATGATCTTTGTTTGCTGCTGCTGATGATGATGGCGGGAGGAGCTGTGGGAAATTCTTGCTGTTGTCAAGGTGGGGAGCATTGGGAGGAGTCACAAATGCTTGGTCACAGGGGTAGCACTTGTAAGTCAATAGCCC
The genomic region above belongs to Caretta caretta isolate rCarCar2 chromosome 3, rCarCar1.hap1, whole genome shotgun sequence and contains:
- the FOSL2 gene encoding fos-related antigen 2 isoform X1; amino-acid sequence: MYHDYPGNFDTSSRGSSGSPGHPETYSSGTAQQKFRIDMPGSGSAFIPTINAITTSQDLQWMVQPTVITSMSSPYSRSHPYSHPLPNLSSVGGHTALQRPGVIKTIGTTVGRRRRDEQLSPEEEEKRRIRRERNKLAAAKCRNRRRELTEKLQAETEELEEEKSVLQKEIAELQKEKDKLEFMLVAHGPVCKISPEERRTPPSHSLQTVRTGVSGAVVVKQEPVEEEIPSSSLGLDKAQRSVIKPISIAGGFYGEEPLNTPIVVTSTPAITPGTSNLVFTYPSVLDQESPLSPSESCSKAHRRSSSSGDQSSDSLNSPTLLAL
- the FOSL2 gene encoding fos-related antigen 2 isoform X2; the protein is MPGSGSAFIPTINAITTSQDLQWMVQPTVITSMSSPYSRSHPYSHPLPNLSSVGGHTALQRPGVIKTIGTTVGRRRRDEQLSPEEEEKRRIRRERNKLAAAKCRNRRRELTEKLQAETEELEEEKSVLQKEIAELQKEKDKLEFMLVAHGPVCKISPEERRTPPSHSLQTVRTGVSGAVVVKQEPVEEEIPSSSLGLDKAQRSVIKPISIAGGFYGEEPLNTPIVVTSTPAITPGTSNLVFTYPSVLDQESPLSPSESCSKAHRRSSSSGDQSSDSLNSPTLLAL